One genomic window of Cupriavidus malaysiensis includes the following:
- a CDS encoding acyl-CoA thioesterase: MSEVFRNTVRVRFKDCDAAGIVFFPRYFEMLNDCVEDWFREALAWPFEAMHGSDRCGVPTAELSSRFVAPSRLGETLTRELRIRRLGGSSALLAVRFAGPSGDLRVEFEQRLVCVDLGRVAPRPWPDAVRAAMGCYVSA, from the coding sequence GTGAGCGAGGTGTTCCGCAACACCGTGCGGGTGCGCTTCAAGGACTGCGACGCGGCCGGCATCGTGTTCTTCCCGCGCTACTTCGAGATGCTCAACGATTGCGTCGAGGACTGGTTCCGCGAAGCGCTGGCCTGGCCTTTCGAGGCGATGCACGGCAGCGATCGCTGCGGCGTGCCCACGGCGGAACTCAGCAGCCGTTTCGTCGCGCCGAGCCGGCTGGGCGAGACCCTGACGCGCGAGCTGCGCATCCGCCGGCTGGGTGGATCGAGCGCGCTGCTGGCGGTGCGCTTCGCGGGTCCTTCCGGGGACCTGCGCGTCGAGTTCGAGCAGCGCCTGGTCTGCGTGGACCTCGGGCGCGTGGCGCCGCGGCCATGGCCCGATGCGGTGCGGGCCGCGATGGGGTGCTATGTGAGCGCCTGA
- the greA gene encoding transcription elongation factor GreA, with protein sequence MSTIPITKRGAELLKEELHRLKAVERPAVINAIAEARAQGDLSENAEYDAAKEKQAFIEGRILEVESKLSAAQVIDPTQLDTDGRIVFGATVDLEDLESGSAVRYQIVGDDEADLESGKISVSSPIARALIGKFEGDVATVLAPGGEREYEVITVSYV encoded by the coding sequence ATGAGCACCATTCCGATTACCAAGCGCGGCGCAGAACTGCTCAAGGAGGAACTGCACCGCCTGAAGGCCGTCGAACGTCCGGCCGTGATCAACGCGATCGCCGAGGCGCGTGCCCAGGGTGACCTGTCCGAAAACGCCGAGTACGACGCCGCCAAGGAAAAGCAGGCTTTTATCGAAGGCCGCATCCTCGAGGTGGAGTCGAAGCTGTCGGCTGCGCAGGTCATCGATCCGACCCAGCTCGACACCGACGGCCGCATCGTGTTCGGTGCCACGGTCGACCTCGAGGATCTCGAGTCGGGCAGTGCAGTGCGCTACCAGATCGTCGGCGACGATGAGGCCGATCTCGAGAGCGGCAAGATCTCGGTGAGCTCGCCGATCGCCCGTGCCCTGATCGGCAAGTTCGAGGGCGACGTGGCCACGGTGCTGGCACCGGGCGGCGAGCGCGAGTACGAAGTCATCACCGTCAGCTACGTCTGA
- a CDS encoding AMP-binding protein, translated as MPTNAPSDPFARDRLPPRDAWPEFLFNDDTQYPPRLNCVAELVDRHVREGRGGRIAIRYRGGDGQVHSVSYAELAALVNRIAHVLVEDMGLVPGNRVLLRGPNNLMMAASWLATVKAGLIAVPTMPLLRARELKQIIDKAEVGAALCDVRLREELEANLAPGEQHTPSLRQVRWFNAEADDPASLEAALAGKPETFAACDTAADDVCLIAFTSGTTGQPKGTVHFHRDVLAMCDLFPRHVLKPGPDDIFCGTPPIAFTFGLGGILCFPLRVGASTVLAERLTPESLLELIQDFGATIVFTAPTFYRQMAVLAPRYRLASLKKSVSAGEALPDATRQSWKAASGIEMTDGIGGTEMMHIFISSAGAEVRPGAIGKVVPGYVAQIVDEQMRPVPPGTVGRLAVRGPTGCRYLDDPRQANYVKAGWNLPGDTFMADADGYYFYQARSDDMIVSAGYNIAGPEVESALMQHEAVAECGVIGTADPERGQVVTAFVVLRPGVAADEATRTALQEHVKREIAPYKYPRRIEFVAALPRTETGKLQRFRLRQLAEQGAGAAGRP; from the coding sequence ATGCCCACCAACGCCCCCAGCGATCCCTTCGCCCGCGACCGGCTGCCGCCGCGCGACGCCTGGCCCGAGTTCCTGTTCAACGACGACACCCAATATCCGCCGCGGCTGAACTGTGTGGCCGAACTGGTCGACCGCCATGTGCGCGAGGGACGGGGCGGGCGCATCGCCATCCGCTATCGCGGCGGCGACGGCCAGGTGCACTCGGTCAGCTATGCGGAACTGGCCGCGCTGGTCAACCGCATCGCGCACGTGCTGGTCGAGGACATGGGGCTGGTGCCGGGCAACCGCGTGCTGCTGCGCGGGCCCAACAACCTGATGATGGCGGCGAGCTGGCTCGCCACCGTCAAGGCCGGCTTGATCGCCGTGCCGACCATGCCCTTGCTGCGCGCGCGCGAACTCAAGCAGATCATCGACAAGGCCGAGGTCGGTGCCGCCCTGTGCGACGTGCGCCTGCGGGAGGAGCTGGAGGCCAACCTGGCGCCGGGCGAGCAGCATACGCCCAGCCTGCGGCAGGTGCGATGGTTCAACGCGGAGGCGGACGATCCGGCCTCCCTGGAAGCGGCCCTGGCGGGCAAGCCCGAAACCTTCGCGGCCTGTGACACGGCGGCCGACGACGTCTGCCTGATCGCCTTCACCAGCGGCACCACCGGCCAGCCCAAGGGCACCGTGCATTTCCACCGCGACGTGCTGGCCATGTGCGACCTGTTCCCGCGCCATGTGCTGAAGCCCGGGCCGGACGACATCTTCTGCGGCACGCCCCCGATCGCCTTCACCTTCGGCCTCGGCGGCATCCTCTGCTTTCCGTTGCGGGTCGGTGCCAGCACCGTGCTGGCCGAGCGGCTGACGCCGGAGTCGCTGCTGGAGCTGATCCAGGACTTCGGCGCCACCATCGTTTTCACCGCGCCGACCTTCTACCGGCAGATGGCGGTGCTGGCGCCGCGCTACCGCCTGGCCAGCCTGAAGAAGAGCGTATCGGCCGGCGAGGCGCTGCCGGACGCCACGCGCCAGAGCTGGAAGGCGGCAAGCGGCATCGAGATGACGGACGGCATCGGCGGTACCGAGATGATGCACATCTTCATCTCCAGCGCCGGCGCGGAAGTGCGCCCCGGCGCCATCGGCAAGGTGGTGCCGGGCTATGTGGCGCAGATCGTCGACGAGCAGATGCGACCGGTGCCGCCCGGCACCGTCGGGCGCCTGGCGGTGCGCGGCCCGACCGGCTGCCGCTACCTGGACGATCCGCGCCAGGCCAACTACGTCAAGGCGGGCTGGAACCTGCCCGGCGATACCTTCATGGCCGATGCCGATGGCTACTACTTCTACCAGGCGCGGTCGGACGACATGATCGTCTCGGCCGGCTACAACATCGCCGGCCCCGAGGTCGAGAGCGCGCTGATGCAGCACGAGGCAGTGGCCGAGTGCGGCGTCATCGGCACCGCCGATCCCGAGCGCGGGCAGGTGGTGACGGCCTTCGTGGTGCTGCGCCCCGGCGTGGCTGCGGACGAAGCGACGCGCACAGCCCTGCAGGAACACGTCAAGCGCGAGATCGCGCCGTACAAGTATCCGCGCCGCATCGAGTTCGTGGCGGCCCTGCCGCGTACCGAGACCGGCAAGCTGCAGCGCTTCCGCCTGCGGCAATTGGCCGAGCAGGGCGCCGGCGCGGCGGGGCGGCCGTGA
- the carB gene encoding carbamoyl-phosphate synthase large subunit → MPKRTDIKSILIIGAGPIIIGQACEFDYSGAQACKALREEGFKVILVNSNPATIMTDPNTADVTYIEPITWEVVERIIAKERPDAILPTMGGQTALNCALDLHRNGVLEKYKVELIGASPEAIDKAEDRQKFKDAMTKIGLGSAKSGIAHSMDEAVAVQAQIARETSTSGYPIVIRPSFTLGGTGGGIAYNREEFEEICKRGLDLSPTRELLIEESLLGWKEYEMEVVRDKADNCIIICSIENLDPMGIHTGDSITVAPAQTLTDKEYQILRNASLAVLREIGVDTGGSNVQFSINPKDGRMIVIEMNPRVSRSSALASKATGFPIAKVAAKLAVGYTLDELKNEITGGLTPASFEPSIDYVVTKVPRFAFEKFPQADSHLTTQMKSVGEVMAMGRTFQESFQKALRGLEVGVDGLDEKSADRDEIVEEIGEAGPDRIWYVGDAFRIGMSLEEVHAETDIDPWFLAQIEDIVKTEGLVKARTLDSLSAAELRLLKQKGFSDRRLSRLLKTDAKSVREARVAKNVRPVYKRVDTCAAEFGTNTAYMYSTYEAEHGECEADPTDRKKIMVLGGGPNRIGQGIEFDYCCVHAALALREDGYETIMVNCNPETVSTDYDTSDRLYFEPLTLEDVLEIVDKEKPVGVIVQYGGQTPLKLALDLEANGVPIIGTSPDMIDAAEDRERFQKLLQELGLRQPPNRTARAEDEALRLAEEIGYPLVVRPSYVLGGRAMEIVHEPRDLERYMREAVKVSNDSPVLLDRFLNDAIECDVDALCDGQRVFIGGVMEHIEQAGVHSGDSACSLPPYSLAQETVDELKRQTAAMAKALNVVGLMNVQFAIQQADGKDTVYVLEVNPRASRTVPYVSKATGLSLAKIAARCMAGQSLDSQGVAAEVVPPYFSVKEAVFPFNKFPGVDPVLGPEMRSTGEVMGVGKTFGEALFKSQLAAGSRLPAKGTVLITVKDSDKPRAVGVARMLHDLGYPIVATRGTASAIEAAGIPVRVVNKVKDGRPHIVDMLKNGELALVFTTVDETRTAIADSRSIRISALAHRVPYYTTIAGARAAVEGLKHMQSLEVYDLQGLHAELAAGA, encoded by the coding sequence ATGCCAAAACGCACAGACATCAAAAGCATCCTGATCATCGGCGCGGGTCCCATCATCATCGGCCAGGCGTGCGAGTTCGACTACTCCGGCGCACAGGCCTGCAAGGCCCTGCGCGAGGAAGGCTTCAAGGTCATCCTGGTCAACTCGAACCCGGCGACCATCATGACGGACCCGAACACGGCGGACGTCACCTACATCGAGCCGATCACCTGGGAAGTGGTGGAGCGCATCATCGCCAAGGAGCGTCCGGATGCCATCCTGCCGACCATGGGTGGCCAGACCGCGCTGAACTGCGCGCTCGACCTGCACCGCAACGGCGTGCTGGAGAAGTACAAGGTCGAACTGATCGGCGCGTCGCCCGAGGCCATCGACAAGGCCGAGGACCGCCAGAAGTTCAAGGACGCGATGACCAAGATCGGCCTGGGTTCGGCCAAGTCTGGCATCGCCCATTCGATGGACGAGGCCGTGGCCGTGCAGGCGCAGATCGCCCGCGAGACCAGCACCAGCGGCTATCCGATCGTGATCCGCCCGTCTTTCACGCTGGGCGGCACCGGCGGCGGCATCGCCTACAACCGCGAAGAGTTCGAGGAGATCTGCAAGCGCGGTCTCGACCTGTCGCCGACCCGCGAACTGCTGATCGAAGAGTCGCTGCTGGGCTGGAAGGAGTACGAGATGGAAGTGGTCCGCGACAAGGCGGACAACTGCATCATCATCTGCTCGATCGAGAACCTGGACCCGATGGGCATCCACACCGGTGACTCGATCACCGTGGCGCCCGCGCAGACGCTGACCGACAAGGAATACCAGATCCTGCGCAATGCCTCGCTGGCCGTGCTGCGCGAGATCGGCGTCGATACCGGCGGCTCCAACGTGCAGTTCTCGATCAATCCGAAGGACGGTCGCATGATCGTCATCGAGATGAACCCGCGCGTGTCGCGTTCGTCGGCCCTGGCCTCGAAGGCCACCGGCTTCCCGATCGCCAAGGTCGCCGCCAAACTGGCGGTGGGCTATACGCTGGACGAACTGAAGAACGAGATCACCGGTGGCCTGACCCCGGCTTCGTTCGAGCCCTCGATCGACTACGTGGTCACCAAGGTGCCGCGCTTTGCCTTCGAGAAGTTCCCGCAGGCCGACAGCCACCTGACCACGCAGATGAAGTCGGTGGGCGAGGTGATGGCGATGGGCCGCACCTTCCAGGAGTCGTTCCAGAAGGCCCTGCGCGGCCTCGAAGTGGGCGTGGACGGCCTGGACGAGAAGTCGGCCGACCGCGACGAGATCGTCGAAGAGATCGGCGAGGCGGGTCCGGACCGCATCTGGTACGTGGGCGATGCCTTCCGTATCGGCATGTCGCTGGAAGAGGTCCATGCCGAGACCGATATCGATCCGTGGTTCCTGGCCCAGATCGAGGACATCGTCAAGACCGAGGGCCTGGTCAAGGCGCGCACGCTGGACAGCCTGTCCGCCGCCGAACTGCGCCTGCTCAAGCAGAAGGGCTTCTCCGACCGCCGCCTCTCCAGGCTGCTGAAGACGGATGCGAAGTCGGTGCGCGAAGCCCGCGTCGCCAAGAACGTGCGCCCGGTCTACAAGCGCGTCGACACCTGCGCGGCCGAGTTCGGCACCAACACCGCCTACATGTACTCGACCTACGAGGCCGAGCACGGCGAGTGCGAGGCCGACCCGACCGACCGCAAGAAGATCATGGTGCTGGGCGGCGGCCCGAACCGGATCGGGCAGGGCATCGAGTTCGACTATTGCTGCGTGCACGCAGCGCTCGCGCTGCGCGAGGATGGCTACGAGACCATCATGGTCAACTGCAACCCGGAGACCGTGTCGACCGATTACGACACCTCCGACCGCCTGTACTTCGAGCCGTTGACGCTGGAGGACGTGCTGGAGATCGTCGACAAGGAGAAGCCGGTCGGCGTGATCGTCCAGTACGGCGGCCAGACCCCGCTGAAGCTGGCGCTGGACCTGGAAGCCAACGGCGTGCCCATTATCGGCACCAGCCCCGACATGATCGACGCCGCCGAGGACCGCGAGCGTTTCCAGAAGCTGCTGCAGGAACTGGGCCTGCGCCAGCCGCCCAACCGCACCGCGCGTGCCGAGGACGAAGCGCTGCGCCTGGCCGAGGAGATCGGCTATCCGCTGGTGGTGCGCCCCTCCTACGTGCTGGGCGGCCGCGCCATGGAGATCGTGCATGAGCCGCGCGATCTCGAGCGCTACATGCGCGAGGCAGTCAAGGTGTCGAACGACTCCCCGGTGCTGCTCGACCGCTTCCTCAACGACGCCATCGAATGCGACGTGGACGCCCTGTGCGACGGCCAGCGCGTCTTCATCGGCGGCGTGATGGAACACATCGAGCAGGCCGGCGTGCACTCCGGCGACTCCGCCTGCTCGCTGCCGCCGTACTCGCTGGCGCAGGAGACGGTCGACGAGCTGAAGCGCCAGACCGCCGCCATGGCCAAGGCGCTGAACGTGGTCGGCCTGATGAACGTGCAGTTCGCCATCCAGCAGGCCGACGGCAAGGATACCGTCTACGTGCTGGAAGTGAACCCGCGCGCCTCGCGTACCGTGCCCTACGTGTCGAAGGCCACCGGCCTGTCGCTGGCCAAGATCGCGGCGCGCTGCATGGCGGGCCAGTCGCTGGACTCGCAGGGCGTCGCCGCCGAGGTGGTGCCGCCGTACTTCAGCGTCAAGGAAGCAGTGTTCCCCTTCAACAAGTTCCCCGGCGTCGACCCGGTGCTCGGACCCGAGATGCGCTCCACCGGCGAAGTGATGGGCGTGGGCAAGACCTTCGGTGAAGCGCTCTTCAAGAGCCAGCTCGCTGCCGGTTCGCGCCTGCCGGCCAAGGGCACGGTGCTGATCACCGTCAAGGACAGCGACAAGCCGCGCGCGGTCGGCGTGGCCCGCATGCTGCACGACCTGGGCTATCCGATCGTCGCCACCCGCGGCACCGCCTCGGCCATCGAGGCGGCGGGCATTCCGGTGCGCGTGGTGAACAAGGTCAAGGACGGTCGCCCGCATATCGTCGACATGCTCAAGAACGGTGAGCTGGCGCTGGTCTTCACCACGGTGGACGAGACCCGCACCGCCATCGCCGACTCGCGCTCGATCCGCATCTCGGCGCTGGCCCACCGCGTGCCGTACTACACCACCATCGCCGGCGCCCGCGCCGCGGTGGAAGGCCTGAAGCACATGCAGAGCCTGGAGGTCTACGACCTGCAGGGCCTGCACGCGGAACTCGCCGCCGGCGCCTGA
- the leuE gene encoding leucine efflux protein LeuE: MNAFMHATLGITDFWTFVLGTVFIVLLPGPNSMFVLSVAAQRGVRAGYKGACGVFLGDAILMVLSAAGVASLLKASPALFHVVKYVGAAYLGWIGLQMLRGALRGWRARGAAAARPQAAAPTLAREADPFRKALVISLLNPKAILFFISFFIQFVDPGFALPALSFVVLGLVCQVCSFAYLTTIIFMGARLAEAFRRRQRLSAGMASGVGAMFIGFGAKLATATLN; encoded by the coding sequence ATGAACGCATTCATGCACGCCACGCTCGGCATCACCGATTTCTGGACCTTTGTGCTCGGCACGGTATTCATCGTGCTGCTGCCGGGGCCGAACTCGATGTTCGTGCTGTCGGTGGCCGCGCAGCGCGGTGTGCGCGCCGGCTACAAGGGTGCCTGCGGTGTGTTCCTGGGCGATGCCATCCTGATGGTGTTGTCGGCCGCCGGCGTGGCCTCGCTGCTGAAGGCGAGTCCGGCGCTGTTCCACGTGGTCAAGTACGTGGGCGCCGCTTACCTGGGCTGGATCGGCCTGCAGATGCTGCGTGGCGCGCTGCGTGGCTGGCGCGCGCGCGGCGCGGCGGCGGCACGGCCGCAGGCAGCCGCGCCCACGCTGGCGCGCGAGGCCGATCCCTTCCGCAAGGCGCTGGTGATCAGCCTGCTGAATCCCAAGGCCATCCTGTTCTTCATTTCCTTCTTCATCCAGTTCGTGGACCCGGGCTTCGCCTTGCCGGCACTGTCCTTCGTCGTGCTGGGGCTGGTGTGCCAGGTATGCAGCTTCGCCTACCTGACCACCATCATCTTCATGGGCGCCCGGCTGGCCGAGGCCTTCCGTCGCCGGCAACGCCTGTCGGCCGGCATGGCGAGCGGCGTGGGCGCCATGTTCATCGGCTTCGGCGCCAAGCTGGCCACGGCCACCCTGAACTGA
- a CDS encoding DUF4149 domain-containing protein, translating into MFSASYASLPPLPHRIFLLLTVIWAGSLWTVGYMVAPTLFSILPSRETAGMVAGQLFYTEAVLGVVVGVLQLVLCNVMIRRGAVRYRALRWLVLAMLCCVLAGYFGVQPFMEALKAKAHALGVGVSESPYRGDFGMLHGISSGFYLLQSVLALVLVWRAAAPRSAGE; encoded by the coding sequence GTGTTCTCCGCCTCCTACGCCAGCCTGCCGCCATTGCCGCACCGCATCTTCCTGTTGCTGACCGTGATCTGGGCAGGCAGCCTGTGGACGGTGGGCTATATGGTGGCGCCGACGCTGTTCTCGATCCTGCCGAGCCGCGAGACCGCAGGCATGGTCGCAGGCCAGCTGTTCTACACCGAGGCCGTGCTCGGCGTGGTGGTCGGCGTGCTGCAGTTGGTGCTTTGCAATGTGATGATCCGGCGTGGCGCGGTCCGCTACCGTGCACTGCGCTGGCTGGTGCTGGCCATGTTGTGCTGCGTGCTGGCCGGCTATTTCGGTGTGCAGCCGTTCATGGAGGCGCTCAAGGCCAAGGCCCATGCACTGGGCGTGGGGGTTTCCGAATCGCCCTACCGTGGGGATTTCGGCATGCTGCACGGGATTTCCAGCGGTTTCTATCTGCTGCAGAGCGTGTTGGCCCTGGTGCTGGTCTGGCGCGCCGCGGCACCGCGTTCGGCCGGCGAGTGA
- the carA gene encoding glutamine-hydrolyzing carbamoyl-phosphate synthase small subunit: MLPSFPSAILALADGTVFRGYSIGASGHTIGEVVFNTAITGYQEILTDPSYSRQIVTLTYPHIGNVGVNAEDVEATKVHAAGLIIKDLPLQASNFRKEHTLGHYLKQEKVVAIAGIDTRKLTRILREKGAQNGCILAGEDNVQKAIDLARSFPGLAGMDLAKVVSVKESYEWTQSEWALGRGYGKQETPRFHVVAYDFGVKFNILRMLAERGCKVTVLPAQASAADALALNPDGIFLSNGPGDPEPCDYAIAATREFLARGIPTFGICLGHQIMALAVGAKTLKMKTGHHGANHPVKDLDDGRVAITSQNHGFAVDPASLPANARVTHVSLFDGTLQGFALTDKPAFCFQGHPEASPGPHDVAYLFDRFIHLMEKARA, encoded by the coding sequence GTGTTACCGTCTTTCCCGTCCGCCATCCTCGCGCTTGCAGACGGCACGGTCTTTCGTGGCTATTCCATCGGCGCTTCCGGCCATACCATCGGTGAAGTGGTGTTCAATACCGCCATCACCGGTTACCAGGAAATCCTCACCGACCCCAGCTATTCCCGGCAGATCGTCACGCTGACGTATCCGCACATCGGCAATGTCGGGGTCAATGCCGAGGATGTCGAAGCCACGAAAGTCCATGCCGCCGGCCTCATCATCAAGGACCTGCCGCTGCAGGCCTCGAACTTCCGCAAGGAGCACACGCTCGGCCATTACCTGAAACAGGAAAAGGTCGTGGCGATCGCCGGCATCGACACGCGCAAGCTGACCCGCATCCTGCGCGAGAAGGGCGCCCAGAACGGCTGCATCCTCGCTGGCGAGGACAATGTGCAGAAGGCCATCGACCTGGCGCGCTCCTTCCCCGGCCTGGCCGGCATGGACCTGGCCAAGGTGGTCTCGGTCAAGGAATCGTACGAGTGGACCCAGAGCGAATGGGCGCTGGGCCGCGGTTACGGCAAGCAGGAAACGCCGCGTTTCCACGTGGTCGCCTATGACTTCGGCGTCAAGTTCAACATCCTGCGCATGCTGGCCGAGCGCGGCTGCAAGGTGACCGTGCTGCCGGCGCAGGCGAGCGCCGCCGACGCGCTGGCGCTGAACCCGGACGGCATCTTCCTGTCGAACGGCCCCGGCGATCCCGAGCCGTGCGACTATGCCATCGCCGCCACCCGTGAGTTCCTGGCGCGCGGCATCCCCACCTTCGGCATCTGCCTGGGCCACCAGATCATGGCGCTGGCAGTGGGTGCGAAGACGCTGAAGATGAAGACCGGCCACCACGGCGCCAATCACCCGGTCAAGGACCTGGATGACGGCCGTGTGGCGATCACGTCGCAGAACCACGGCTTCGCCGTCGATCCCGCCTCGCTGCCTGCCAATGCGCGTGTGACGCACGTGTCGCTGTTCGACGGCACCTTGCAAGGCTTCGCGCTGACCGACAAGCCGGCCTTCTGCTTCCAGGGGCACCCGGAAGCCTCGCCGGGTCCGCACGACGTGGCTTACCTGTTCGACCGCTTCATCCACCTGATGGAGAAGGCCCGCGCCTGA
- a CDS encoding acyl-CoA dehydrogenase family protein codes for MSDKTYLELPFFDEAHRTLERDLDTWCEASLHVDHGDTDAACRALVRQLGEAGWLRYCVPAAHGGALPALDSRALCLLRETLARHDGLADFAFAMQGLGSGAITLAGSEALRERYLPRVARGEAIAAFALSEPEAGSDVAAMQCSARLSEDGSHYVLDGAKTWISNGGIADFYCVFARTGEAPGARGISAFVVDAGTPGLEIAERIEVMAPHPLATLRFDGCRVPVANRLGEAGQGFKVAMMTLDIFRASVAAAALGFGRAALDEALARAASRPMFGGVLGDLQLTQAALGEMATAVDAAALLTYRAAWLRDVAQRRTTREAAMAKMVATENAQQVIDRAVQMFGGAGVKVGSRVEGLYREIRALRIYEGATEVQKLIIARETMAPRG; via the coding sequence ATGTCAGACAAGACCTATCTGGAACTGCCCTTCTTCGACGAGGCGCACCGTACGCTGGAGCGCGATCTCGATACCTGGTGCGAGGCTTCGCTGCACGTCGACCATGGCGATACCGATGCCGCCTGCCGCGCGCTGGTGCGTCAGCTCGGCGAGGCGGGCTGGCTGCGCTACTGCGTGCCGGCGGCGCACGGCGGGGCGCTGCCGGCGCTGGATTCGCGCGCGCTGTGCCTGCTGCGCGAGACGCTGGCGCGCCACGACGGCCTGGCTGATTTCGCCTTTGCCATGCAGGGCCTCGGTTCCGGCGCCATCACGCTGGCCGGCAGCGAAGCGCTGCGCGAGCGCTACCTGCCGCGCGTGGCGCGCGGCGAGGCCATCGCCGCCTTCGCGCTGTCAGAGCCGGAAGCCGGCTCCGACGTGGCCGCCATGCAGTGCAGCGCCCGGCTGTCGGAGGACGGCAGCCATTACGTGCTGGATGGCGCCAAGACCTGGATTTCGAATGGCGGCATCGCCGATTTCTACTGCGTGTTCGCCCGCACCGGCGAGGCGCCCGGCGCGCGCGGCATCAGCGCCTTCGTGGTCGACGCCGGCACACCCGGCCTGGAGATCGCCGAGCGCATCGAAGTGATGGCGCCGCATCCGCTCGCCACGCTGCGCTTCGACGGTTGCCGCGTGCCGGTGGCCAACCGCCTCGGCGAGGCGGGGCAGGGCTTCAAGGTGGCGATGATGACGCTCGATATCTTTCGCGCCTCGGTGGCTGCGGCGGCGCTGGGCTTCGGCCGTGCCGCGCTGGACGAGGCGCTGGCGCGCGCCGCATCGCGGCCCATGTTCGGCGGCGTGCTGGGCGACCTGCAACTGACGCAGGCGGCACTCGGCGAGATGGCCACCGCAGTGGATGCCGCCGCGCTGCTGACCTATCGCGCCGCCTGGCTGCGCGACGTGGCACAGCGCCGCACCACGCGCGAGGCGGCCATGGCCAAGATGGTGGCGACCGAGAACGCCCAGCAGGTGATCGACCGCGCCGTGCAGATGTTCGGCGGCGCGGGCGTCAAGGTGGGCTCGCGCGTGGAGGGCCTGTACCGCGAGATCCGCGCGCTGCGCATCTACGAGGGCGCCACCGAAGTGCAGAAGCTGATCATCGCGCGAGAAACGATGGCGCCACGCGGCTAG
- a CDS encoding RidA family protein, whose translation MKILQPPNWAPPRGYSNGIMTEMQVGSRLLFVGGQIGWNAQCEFETDDFAAQTGQALRNVVAVLAAGGARPEHIVRMTWYVKDKEEYVGAYRGIGEHYREVIGRHFPAMTAVEVADLVDSRAKVEIEVTAVVPPGAG comes from the coding sequence ATGAAGATCCTGCAACCCCCCAACTGGGCCCCGCCGCGTGGGTACTCGAACGGCATCATGACGGAAATGCAGGTCGGCAGCCGGTTGCTGTTCGTCGGCGGCCAGATCGGCTGGAACGCGCAGTGCGAGTTCGAGACCGACGATTTCGCCGCGCAGACCGGACAGGCCCTGCGCAATGTCGTGGCGGTGCTGGCAGCCGGCGGCGCGCGTCCCGAGCACATCGTGCGCATGACATGGTATGTCAAGGACAAGGAGGAATACGTGGGTGCCTATCGCGGCATCGGCGAACACTACCGCGAGGTCATCGGCCGCCATTTCCCGGCCATGACGGCGGTCGAGGTCGCCGACCTGGTGGATTCGCGAGCCAAGGTGGAGATCGAGGTCACGGCGGTGGTGCCGCCGGGCGCAGGCTGA
- a CDS encoding YhbY family RNA-binding protein: MPALQLIPAQRSELRSRAHGLNPVVMIGAEGLTPAVLAEIDRSLAAHDLIKIRVFGDEREARIAIYEAICEALDAAPIQHIGKLLVVWRPGPARLKENQPGELPRQAQRKGSAPRTVTVRKPSAAPNRRPTRKQVTVLGNERVTAGGNVKRARQRPASQKKKALG, encoded by the coding sequence ATGCCCGCACTCCAACTCATCCCCGCCCAGCGCTCCGAACTCCGCTCCCGCGCCCACGGCCTCAATCCGGTCGTGATGATCGGCGCCGAGGGCCTCACGCCGGCGGTGCTCGCGGAAATCGACCGCAGCCTGGCGGCTCACGACCTGATCAAGATCCGCGTGTTCGGCGACGAACGCGAAGCCCGCATCGCCATCTACGAGGCGATCTGCGAGGCGCTGGATGCCGCCCCGATCCAGCACATCGGCAAGCTGCTGGTGGTGTGGCGCCCGGGTCCTGCACGCCTGAAGGAAAACCAGCCCGGCGAGCTGCCCCGCCAGGCTCAGCGCAAGGGCTCCGCCCCGCGCACCGTCACGGTCCGCAAGCCCAGCGCGGCGCCGAACCGGCGCCCGACGCGCAAGCAGGTGACGGTACTGGGCAATGAACGTGTCACCGCCGGCGGCAACGTCAAACGCGCACGTCAGCGCCCGGCCAGCCAGAAGAAGAAGGCACTGGGCTGA